A section of the Oncorhynchus nerka isolate Pitt River linkage group LG3, Oner_Uvic_2.0, whole genome shotgun sequence genome encodes:
- the LOC115106680 gene encoding lysophospholipase-like protein 1 isoform X2: MMAAVPSSKLLGKCVASPTGRHSASVIFLHGSGDTGRGVRAWVKEVSVPDLAFPHIRVVYPTAPARPYTPMRGALSNVWFDRYKISHDCLEHLESIDAMANSLGAVIQEEIRAGVPKHRMIIGGFSMGGAMALHLACRYHPDVAGVFALSSFLNKDSVVYQAVEERARAGSPLPELFQGHGTGDELVFHKWGEETTALLKKAGMTTTFHSFPGLQHQLSRPEIELLRSWILTKLRPDSLDASGQ; the protein is encoded by the exons ATGATGGCTGCCGTACCGAGCAGCAAACTTCTAGGCAAGTGTGTTGCATCTCCAACCGGGAGACACTCCGCGTCGGTCATCTTCTTACACGGCTCAG GAGACACTGGACGGGGAGTGCGAGCATGGGTCAAAGAGGTTTCGGTACCAGACCTGGCTTTCCCCCACATCAGAGTGGTATATCCCACAGCTCCAGCCag GCCGTACACACCCATGCGGGGGGCTCTGTCCAATGTGTGGTTTGACCGCTACAAGATCTCACACGACTGCCTGGAGCACTTGGAGTCTATAGACGCCATGGCCAACTCCTTGGGAGCGGTTATACAGGAGGAGATCAGGGCAGGAGTACCAAAACACAGGATGATCATAG GGGGTTTCTCTATGGGCGGAGCTATGGCCCTCCACCTGGCGTGCCGTTATCACCCTGACGTAGCAGGAGTCTTTGCTCTGTCCAGCTTTCTCAACAAAGACTCTGTAGTATATCAG GCTGTGGAGGAGCGGGCAAGGGCGGGGAGCCCCCTCCCAGAGCTATTCCAGGGCCATGGGACAGGAGACGAGTTGGTGTTCCATAAGTGGGGAGAAGAAACTACGGCCCTGCTGAAGAAGGCTGGGATGACAACCACCTTCCACTCGTTCCCAGGCCTCCAGCACCAGCTCTCCCGGCCAGAGATTGAGCTACTGCGCTCCTGGATCCTCACCAAGCTGCGCCCGGACAGTCTAGACGCCAGTGGGCAGTGA
- the LOC115106680 gene encoding lysophospholipase-like protein 1 isoform X3, with protein MMAAVPSSKLLGDTGRGVRAWVKEVSVPDLAFPHIRVVYPTAPARPYTPMRGALSNVWFDRYKISHDCLEHLESIDAMANSLGAVIQEEIRAGVPKHRMIIGGFSMGGAMALHLACRYHPDVAGVFALSSFLNKDSVVYQAVEERARAGSPLPELFQGHGTGDELVFHKWGEETTALLKKAGMTTTFHSFPGLQHQLSRPEIELLRSWILTKLRPDSLDASGQ; from the exons ATGATGGCTGCCGTACCGAGCAGCAAACTTCTAG GAGACACTGGACGGGGAGTGCGAGCATGGGTCAAAGAGGTTTCGGTACCAGACCTGGCTTTCCCCCACATCAGAGTGGTATATCCCACAGCTCCAGCCag GCCGTACACACCCATGCGGGGGGCTCTGTCCAATGTGTGGTTTGACCGCTACAAGATCTCACACGACTGCCTGGAGCACTTGGAGTCTATAGACGCCATGGCCAACTCCTTGGGAGCGGTTATACAGGAGGAGATCAGGGCAGGAGTACCAAAACACAGGATGATCATAG GGGGTTTCTCTATGGGCGGAGCTATGGCCCTCCACCTGGCGTGCCGTTATCACCCTGACGTAGCAGGAGTCTTTGCTCTGTCCAGCTTTCTCAACAAAGACTCTGTAGTATATCAG GCTGTGGAGGAGCGGGCAAGGGCGGGGAGCCCCCTCCCAGAGCTATTCCAGGGCCATGGGACAGGAGACGAGTTGGTGTTCCATAAGTGGGGAGAAGAAACTACGGCCCTGCTGAAGAAGGCTGGGATGACAACCACCTTCCACTCGTTCCCAGGCCTCCAGCACCAGCTCTCCCGGCCAGAGATTGAGCTACTGCGCTCCTGGATCCTCACCAAGCTGCGCCCGGACAGTCTAGACGCCAGTGGGCAGTGA